One window of Methanobacterium sp. Maddingley MBC34 genomic DNA carries:
- a CDS encoding putative permease, cadmium resistance protein (PFAM: Cadmium resistance transporter~TIGRFAM: cadmium resistance transporter (or sequestration) family protein), whose product METLIILTAISAFVSTNLDDMFLLAAFFANPEFRAKDVVLGQYLGFIVLLTISSLAYFVQFIIPSNWISLLGVIPIMIGIRSFLHLKKPQTDYSGENRDFSKYKEGQMMLPVTLVTLANGGDNLGVYMPLFASMGPFDLFLTAIIFLIMVGVWCFLGYKLVNNRVLGNKIKNYGHYILPFIMIVIGLVIILRGWF is encoded by the coding sequence ATGGAAACTCTAATAATTTTAACTGCAATATCTGCTTTTGTATCCACCAACCTGGATGATATGTTTCTTCTTGCTGCTTTTTTTGCAAATCCAGAATTCAGGGCAAAAGATGTGGTTTTAGGACAGTATCTGGGATTCATTGTACTTTTAACTATCAGTTCCCTGGCATATTTTGTCCAATTCATTATTCCCTCCAACTGGATCAGCTTACTGGGGGTTATTCCTATCATGATTGGTATCAGGAGTTTTTTACACCTTAAAAAACCACAAACAGATTATTCGGGGGAAAATAGAGACTTCAGCAAATATAAAGAAGGGCAAATGATGTTACCGGTAACTTTGGTTACCCTGGCCAATGGTGGTGACAATTTAGGAGTTTACATGCCTCTTTTTGCCAGTATGGGTCCTTTTGACCTGTTTTTAACTGCCATAATATTCCTGATCATGGTGGGGGTATGGTGCTTTTTAGGGTATAAACTGGTAAACAACCGTGTTTTAGGTAATAAAATTAAAAATTATGGTCATTATATCCTTCCATTTATCATGATTGTCATAGGGCTGGTGATTATTTTACGTGGATGGTTTTAA
- a CDS encoding ABC-type multidrug transport system, ATPase component (PFAM: ABC transporter): protein MESSILRGVIFLKSHDGDEDLNSENIMIKIDSLNKSFGRIKALENLNLEIKKGELLGLIGPNGAGKTTAIRIICCILQPNSGEVTVGGYSIHHDQIKIKSMIGYLPEEPNLYERFKARELLKYFGELYGVPKNEIDGRIDVLLELVGMSHRADDRINTFSKGLRQRIGIARALIHDPEVIIFDEPTMGLDPATSRAIRNFIKELKGDKTVILCTHYMHEADLLCDRVAILNQGKIRDMGTPEYLKEKIHGDTILQVRVHKPQKIDENQLLAFDSVEGVNLEGNQFLISLRSREDISHIIDIFGEQAISVNTKEPTLDDVFIQTTQ from the coding sequence ATGGAATCAAGTATATTAAGAGGAGTTATTTTTTTAAAATCCCATGATGGAGATGAGGACTTGAACTCAGAAAATATAATGATTAAAATAGACTCTTTAAACAAGTCTTTCGGGCGCATCAAGGCACTGGAAAATCTTAATCTTGAAATAAAAAAAGGAGAACTACTGGGGCTTATTGGACCTAACGGTGCTGGGAAAACCACTGCTATCAGGATTATTTGCTGCATACTCCAACCCAACTCTGGGGAGGTGACTGTTGGGGGCTACAGCATTCACCATGATCAGATCAAGATCAAATCTATGATCGGCTATCTACCTGAGGAACCCAACCTTTATGAGCGGTTCAAGGCAAGGGAACTTTTAAAGTACTTCGGAGAACTTTATGGTGTCCCTAAAAATGAGATTGATGGCAGGATAGATGTGCTTCTGGAGCTGGTGGGAATGAGCCACCGTGCCGATGACAGGATTAACACTTTTTCCAAGGGTCTGCGCCAGAGAATTGGAATTGCCCGGGCACTGATCCATGATCCTGAAGTTATAATATTTGACGAACCCACCATGGGTCTGGATCCAGCCACTTCCAGGGCCATTCGCAACTTTATCAAGGAATTAAAGGGGGATAAGACGGTTATTCTTTGCACCCATTACATGCATGAGGCAGATTTACTTTGTGACCGGGTTGCAATCTTAAATCAGGGGAAGATTCGTGACATGGGAACTCCTGAATATTTGAAGGAGAAAATACACGGAGATACAATCCTACAAGTTCGGGTTCATAAGCCTCAAAAAATTGATGAAAACCAGTTACTGGCCTTTGACTCAGTGGAGGGGGTGAACCTGGAAGGTAACCAGTTCCTGATATCTCTACGCTCTAGGGAAGATATTTCCCATATAATTGACATCTTTGGTGAACAGGCCATCTCAGTAAACACCAAAGAACCCACCCTGGATGATGTTTTCATCCAAACCACACAGTAA
- a CDS encoding ABC-type Na+ efflux pump, permease component — protein sequence MKLNMNFSTITRWEFKNTLKSKKFLLIFFMQLAVLGMLIFMFNSFAANIESEKGLSLTPSLVDFATLDVDDPGGVFKKRIDPEIIKMYTTNGNSSLVRIGTGETNGFYTVSADSIQRIQKEEIVDTVLYLDYADPRRSVIRDSINTTTKSVSSALTQSYLQSANPSNTTPQTGLKEEKTGESLPMQIIKKVMLVVLLFLPLFLFGNIIIDSVVGEKERKTAEILVAMPISPGEILLGKGLAVVAISALQVIMWIIVLIAAGFTINNVILVYLLVVLTAVPIVGLTSIIAAYAKNYKEAGIGITFAYVMVVGFLIVPALAYISRKSFSANISPMTTVMRLFTGEAITIPEILMSVSFVIILSIIFFGIATWLFRRDDVLFGPRPGPVKLTLQFLRIKKR from the coding sequence ATGAAACTCAACATGAATTTCAGCACAATCACTCGCTGGGAGTTTAAAAACACTCTCAAGAGTAAGAAATTCCTTTTAATCTTTTTTATGCAGTTAGCAGTTTTAGGTATGTTAATTTTCATGTTCAATTCATTTGCAGCCAACATAGAATCGGAAAAAGGACTCTCTTTAACACCATCTTTGGTTGATTTTGCCACCTTGGATGTGGATGACCCGGGAGGGGTGTTTAAAAAGAGGATAGACCCGGAAATAATAAAAATGTACACTACCAATGGTAATAGTTCCCTGGTTCGCATTGGAACTGGTGAAACCAATGGGTTTTACACGGTTTCAGCAGACTCAATTCAACGAATACAGAAGGAGGAAATAGTAGACACAGTACTCTATCTGGATTACGCTGATCCCCGGAGGAGTGTGATTAGAGATTCTATCAATACCACTACCAAATCAGTTTCATCCGCTTTAACTCAGTCATATTTACAATCAGCCAACCCTTCCAATACTACTCCGCAAACTGGTTTAAAAGAGGAAAAAACAGGAGAATCACTCCCCATGCAGATCATCAAGAAGGTAATGCTGGTGGTGCTCCTTTTCCTGCCGCTTTTCCTGTTTGGTAACATAATCATTGACAGTGTGGTGGGAGAGAAAGAGCGTAAAACCGCTGAAATACTGGTTGCCATGCCAATTTCACCAGGAGAAATACTCCTGGGCAAGGGGCTGGCTGTGGTGGCTATATCTGCCCTGCAGGTGATTATGTGGATAATAGTCCTCATAGCTGCCGGTTTCACCATAAACAACGTTATACTGGTTTACCTTCTTGTGGTACTTACTGCCGTGCCCATAGTGGGTCTTACTTCCATCATTGCTGCCTACGCCAAGAACTACAAGGAGGCAGGAATTGGAATCACCTTCGCCTATGTTATGGTGGTGGGATTTTTGATTGTACCTGCACTAGCATACATATCACGGAAAAGCTTCTCAGCCAACATTTCTCCCATGACTACTGTGATGCGGCTATTTACAGGTGAAGCCATCACCATACCTGAAATTCTTATGTCAGTATCATTCGTAATTATTTTAAGTATAATCTTCTTTGGAATTGCCACCTGGCTCTTCCGGAGGGATGATGTTCTTTTTGGACCACGTCCAGGCCCAGTAAAACTCACACTGCAATTCCTCCGTATTAAAAAGAGATAG
- a CDS encoding molybdopterin biosynthesis enzyme (PFAM: Probable molybdopterin binding domain; MoeA N-terminal region (domain I and II); MoeA C-terminal region (domain IV)~TIGRFAM: molybdenum cofactor synthesis domain), with translation MFLSKLIPVDDAQKIITTCLKTTGVEEIPLEEAYQRIIAHKVVSTLNSPPFNRSAMDGYAIQAEDSFGHSETNPFQLKVVDRIGAGQKSNLKLNSGEAIKIATGAPIPAGANAVVMEEYTHEKGDIIDVETSLTPDENVSPAGEDFNKDDLVLSEGKLLGPAELAIIASAGFDRVLVFKRPRIAVLITGSELVMPKNELEGAEVVNSNHFTIKSMVKSCLAVPEMFHSIDDAELVEELFKKLLDEYDVLITTGGTAISKGDVVVDVAQKLGEVPIHGVSLRPGKPFGFAHVMGKPVFMLSGFPVAAMVQFDVFVRESLLKIQGLNRTPLIVQKKASRKIPSTLGRTDYIRAHIEGDMVRPLKIKGSGIIRSMVESDSYILIPENLEGIVEGAECEVLPYHSLKA, from the coding sequence ATGTTTCTATCCAAACTAATACCAGTTGATGATGCCCAGAAAATCATCACCACCTGCCTGAAAACCACTGGAGTGGAAGAAATCCCATTAGAAGAAGCTTATCAAAGAATTATTGCCCACAAAGTAGTTAGCACCTTAAATTCGCCCCCTTTCAACCGTTCAGCTATGGATGGTTATGCTATACAAGCTGAAGATAGCTTCGGCCATTCCGAGACCAATCCATTCCAATTAAAAGTGGTGGATCGTATCGGAGCAGGGCAAAAGTCAAATTTAAAACTGAATTCCGGCGAAGCGATTAAAATAGCCACCGGGGCCCCCATACCTGCAGGTGCCAATGCAGTGGTCATGGAAGAGTACACCCATGAAAAAGGAGACATCATCGATGTGGAAACATCCTTGACTCCCGATGAAAACGTTTCCCCTGCAGGAGAGGACTTTAATAAAGATGATCTTGTTTTGAGTGAGGGCAAACTCTTAGGACCTGCAGAACTGGCAATCATTGCATCAGCAGGTTTTGACCGTGTTTTAGTGTTTAAAAGACCACGAATAGCTGTTCTTATAACAGGAAGCGAACTGGTGATGCCTAAAAATGAACTTGAAGGAGCAGAAGTGGTCAACTCCAATCATTTCACCATTAAATCCATGGTAAAAAGCTGCCTGGCCGTTCCAGAAATGTTCCACTCCATTGATGATGCAGAACTAGTGGAAGAACTCTTTAAAAAATTGTTAGATGAGTATGATGTCCTCATAACCACAGGGGGCACCGCCATCAGTAAAGGAGATGTGGTGGTGGATGTAGCCCAAAAATTAGGAGAAGTACCCATACACGGAGTGTCACTAAGACCAGGCAAACCTTTTGGTTTCGCACATGTGATGGGTAAACCTGTTTTTATGTTATCTGGTTTTCCAGTGGCAGCCATGGTCCAGTTCGATGTTTTTGTAAGGGAATCCCTACTTAAAATACAAGGATTAAATCGAACCCCACTAATAGTGCAAAAAAAGGCATCAAGGAAGATACCCTCCACCCTGGGCAGAACCGATTATATAAGGGCCCATATCGAAGGAGATATGGTTCGTCCCCTGAAGATTAAAGGTTCGGGGATCATAAGATCCATGGTGGAGTCGGATTCTTACATTCTAATCCCAGAAAACCTGGAAGGAATTGTAGAAGGAGCAGAATGTGAAGTTCTTCCCTATCATTCTCTAAAAGCTTAA